A single window of Salminus brasiliensis chromosome 18, fSalBra1.hap2, whole genome shotgun sequence DNA harbors:
- the LOC140539797 gene encoding vitelline membrane outer layer protein 1-like: MHHQFLDIFLPLLVLSFGLQVRGQAAVQNTNKTRMADRPYVGLISVSNGQVWGTWGNLEMCPLGTYATGFSLKVESNQGFWGDDTALNGIALRCTAPRTPSSSTINYSTVQSNSGSWGQWTQNKWCTSGQLVAFQLQVQSYQGVFSDDTAANNIRFRCSGGSTWEGDGMPWGSWGYWSSTCAGKGICGIQTRVEGPQGIFDDSSLTDVLFYCCS; the protein is encoded by the exons ATGCATCATCAGTTCCTTGACATCTTTCTGCCTTTGCTGGTGCTCTCCTTTGGACTGCAGGTCAGAGGACAGGCAGCGGTACAGAACACGAACAAGACTCGAATGGCTGACAGGCCTTATGTCGGACTGATCTCTGTGAGCAATGGGCAGGTCTGGGGCACTTGGGGCAATCTGGAGATGTGTCCCTTGGGTACCTACGCAACTGGCTTCAGCCTCAAA GTTGAATCCAATCAGGGATTTTGGGGCGATGACACTGCACTGAATGGAATCGCTCTTCGCTGCACTGCACCTCGCACACCGTCCAGTTCAACCATCAACTACTCTACAGTGCAGTCCAACAGTGGAAG CTGGGGCCAATGGACACAAAATAAGTGGTGCACATCTGGACAGCTGGTGGCCTTTCAGCTGCAAGTGCAGTCCTACCAAGGAGTGTTCTCTGATGATACCGCTGCCAACAACATAAG GTTCAGATGTAGCGGAGGCTCAACGTGGGAAGGTGATGGCATGCCTTGGGGAAGCTGGGGTTACTGGAGCTCAACCTGCGCTGGAAAGGGAATCTGTGGTATTCAAACAAGGGTGGAGGGTCCTCAGGGGATATTTGACGACTCCTCTCTTACTGATGTCCTTTTCTACTGCTGCAGTTAA
- the LOC140539317 gene encoding interferon-inducible GTPase 1-like, whose amino-acid sequence MGSKCSTLNEATRAFRKCSTSEEATRRPHKQLNALLNISFNIAVTGETGAGKSTFINSIRNLDDDDEGAAKTGVVETTEEPTPYQHPTMPGVVFWDLPGIGSSTYSAKTYLKQVQFDRYDFFIIISSERFRENDIMLAKEIEKRKKLFYFIRSKIDNDIRAESYKRSFNREETLSKIRRNCQENLKDFKNAQVFLINCQVRNQSEYDFKLLVSTLRSELSEKKKQALMQSVPIHTLEILVKTMKKLEEIAWTTAFLSVRAGVAPVPFLSLAYDASISVNVFTRCYHSFGLDDKSLERLRASEQTTSESSDKVTSCTGSGFKIK is encoded by the coding sequence ATGGGCAGTAaatgttccaccttaaatgaagCAACACGGGCATTTAGAAAATGTTctacttcagaagaagcaactagAAGGCCACATAAGCAATTAAATGCACTGCTAAATATCTCATTTAACATAGCTGTAACCGGAGAAACAGGTGCAGGAAAGTCAACTTTTATTAACTCAATCAGAAAtctggatgatgatgatgaaggtgctgCTAAAACTGGAGTTGTTGAAACCACGGAAGAACCAACTCCTTATCAACATCCCACAATGCCAGGAGTGGTATTTTGGGACCTTCCAGGAATTGGAAGCTCAACCTATTCGGCAAAGACATATCTTAAACAAGTGCAGTTTGACAGATATGatttcttcatcatcatctcatcagagagattcagagagaATGACATCATGCTGGCTAAAGAGatagagaaaaggaaaaagctGTTTTACTTCATAAGATCAAAGATCGACAACGACATTCGAGCAGAATCATACAAAAGAAGCTTCAACAGAGAAGAAACACTCTCAAAAATCAGAAGAAACTGTCAGGAGAACCTAAAGGATTTTAAAAATGCCCAAGTTTTCCTTATAAACTGTCAAGTCAGGAATCAGTCTGAATATGATTTTAAGTTGCTGGTTTCCACACTGAGGTCAGAGCTTTCAGAAAAGAAGAAACAGGCTCTGATGCAGTCGGTGCCGATCCACACTCTTGAGATCCTGgtgaaaacaatgaaaaagctTGAGGAAATAGCCTGGACTACAGCTTTTCTGTCTGTTCGAGCTGGAGTGGCTCCAGTGCCTTTTCTGTCACTGGCATATGATGCCAGTATTTCAGTGAATGTTTTTACAAGGTGCTACCACTCCTTTGGTCTCGATGATAAATCACTTGAAAGACTCAGAGCGAGTGAACAAACCACATCTGAAAGTTCTGATAAAGTCACCTCTTGTACTGGGTCTGGCTTCAAAATCAAATAA
- the LOC140539086 gene encoding vitelline membrane outer layer protein 1 homolog, which translates to MHQHLFFVTVALFLASFGSQARGNRAERSIDRPFKSLLGVDNGQRWGEWGLKEMCPEGFYAAGFSLKVAGYWESLLVGDNTALNGIRLHCVNTAKGTTGPYTDYATVQSDTGSWGTWRDIQWCNSGTLKSFQLRVEPYQGTTWDDTAANNIRFKCSGDEELKGVGMSWGDWGSWSESCTGRGICGIQTIVEQPRGLGDDTALNDVRFFCCD; encoded by the exons ATGCATCAGCATCTGTTCTTCGTGACAGTGGCTCTGTTTCTGGCCTCTTTTGGGTCCCAAGCCAGAGGAAACAGAGCTGAGCGAAGCATCGACAGGCCTTTTAAGTCACTGCTCGGTGTGGATAACGGACAGCGCTGGGGCGAATGGGGTCTGAAGGAAATGTGTCCTGAGGGCTTCTATGCTGCGGGTTTTAGTCTGAAG GTTGCAGGTTACTGGGAATCTCTGTTAGTAGGAGATAACACTGCTTTGAACGGAATTCGCCTTCACTGCGTTAACACAGCCAAGGGCACGACCGGGCCTTATACTGACTACGCCACAGTCCAGTCAGATACAGGGAG CTGGGGCACATGGAGAGATATCCAATGGTGCAACTCAGGGACACTCAAGAGCTTTCAGCTCCGTGTGGAACCCTATCAAGGCACAACCTGGGACGACACAGCCGCAAACAACATAAG GTTCAAATGCAGTGGAGATGAAGAGCTTAAGGGCGTGGGCATGTCCTGGGGTGACTGGGGCTCCTGGAGTGAATCGTGCACAGGAAGGGGCATCTGTGGCATCCAGACAATCGTAGAGCAACCTAGAGGGTTAGGAGACGACACCGCTCTCAATGATGTGCGTTTCTTCTGCTGTGATTAA